A genomic region of Rhizobium sp. NXC24 contains the following coding sequences:
- a CDS encoding LysR family transcriptional regulator, protein MDRFDAMRVFSRVVERRSFTLAAEDTGLPRSTVTDAVKQLEARLGVRLLQRTTRHVSPTLDGEAYYQRCLRILSDIEDAEGAFAGAKPKGLLRVDVHGTLARHFVLPNLPSFLATYPEIELYMTEGDRFVDLVREGIDCVLRVGTPQDSDMIARRVALLEEITLAAPAYIERFGMPLHPEALDGHRMVGFRSSATGGLLPLEFIVDGAVRGITLPATVSVNAAESYFSAAKLGLGLIQVPRYHAEHALKSGELVHVLKDFPLTKTPVSMLYPRSRQLSPRVRVFIDWLVKVFARQSDTESGVG, encoded by the coding sequence ATGGACAGATTCGATGCCATGCGGGTGTTTTCCCGCGTCGTAGAGCGGCGCAGCTTCACTCTGGCGGCCGAAGACACCGGTCTGCCGCGCTCCACCGTTACGGATGCCGTCAAACAACTGGAGGCGCGGCTCGGCGTTCGCCTGCTGCAGCGAACGACACGGCATGTCAGCCCGACACTGGATGGCGAGGCCTATTATCAACGCTGTCTGCGCATTCTATCCGACATTGAAGATGCCGAGGGTGCCTTTGCGGGCGCCAAGCCGAAGGGCCTCCTGCGCGTCGATGTGCACGGCACGCTGGCTCGGCATTTCGTATTGCCGAACCTGCCGTCTTTCCTTGCGACCTATCCGGAAATCGAGCTCTATATGACCGAGGGCGACCGCTTCGTTGACCTCGTTCGCGAAGGCATCGATTGCGTGCTGCGCGTCGGCACGCCACAGGACAGCGACATGATCGCCCGCCGCGTCGCCCTGCTGGAGGAAATCACCCTGGCCGCGCCTGCCTATATCGAGCGCTTCGGCATGCCTCTGCATCCAGAAGCTCTCGACGGCCACCGCATGGTCGGCTTCCGCTCCTCGGCGACGGGTGGATTGCTGCCGCTGGAATTCATCGTCGACGGGGCGGTGCGCGGCATTACCCTGCCCGCGACGGTCTCGGTCAATGCCGCCGAAAGTTATTTTTCAGCGGCCAAGCTCGGCCTGGGCCTGATCCAGGTGCCGCGCTATCACGCCGAACATGCCTTGAAATCCGGCGAGCTGGTTCATGTCCTCAAGGACTTTCCACTCACGAAGACACCCGTCTCCATGCTCTATCCCCGCAGCCGCCAACTCTCCCCACGCGTACGCGTCTTCATCGACTGGCTCGTCAAGGTTTTTGCCAGACAGAGCGACACGGAAAGCGGGGTCGGATGA
- a CDS encoding LLM class flavin-dependent oxidoreductase, whose product MTEQKQLKLGAFMRPVSLHTGAWRYPGSYPDANFNFKHIKSFAQALEQAKFDAFFMADHLAVLNMPVEALKRSHTVTSFEPFTLLSALAAVTEKIGLVATASTTFDQPYHIARRFASLDHISGGRAGWNIVTTSNPDAALNFGLEEHMEHGERYHRAREFYDVVTGLWDSFADDAFLRDAESGIFFDPQKMHVLAHKGEELSVRGPLNIARPPQGWPVIVQAGQSDAGRQLAAETAEAVFAAPRNLADGKAIFADIKGRMRRIGRNPDHLKILPAAFIVVGDTVEEAKAKRAKLDSLVHYESAIASLSIALGHDASGFDPDGPLPKISETNASKSGRERVIALAEEEKLTVRQLAQRLGGYAGLAFIGTPQAIADEMEQWLHEEGSDGFNVVFPFLPQGLQDVTTRVVPELQRRGIFRREYEGTTLRDHLGLPRPQNRFFSKAAQ is encoded by the coding sequence ATGACTGAACAGAAGCAACTGAAGCTTGGGGCCTTCATGCGCCCCGTCAGCCTGCATACGGGCGCATGGCGCTATCCCGGCTCCTATCCGGATGCGAATTTCAATTTCAAGCACATCAAGAGTTTTGCGCAGGCGCTGGAACAGGCAAAATTCGATGCCTTCTTCATGGCCGATCACCTCGCCGTGCTGAACATGCCCGTCGAGGCGTTGAAGCGCAGCCATACCGTGACCTCCTTCGAGCCCTTCACGCTGCTGTCGGCGCTTGCCGCCGTCACCGAAAAGATCGGCCTTGTCGCCACGGCCTCCACCACCTTCGACCAGCCCTATCACATCGCCCGCCGTTTCGCCTCTCTCGACCATATCAGCGGCGGTCGCGCCGGCTGGAATATCGTCACCACATCCAATCCGGACGCGGCGCTGAATTTCGGCCTTGAAGAGCACATGGAGCATGGCGAGCGCTATCACCGCGCCCGCGAATTCTACGATGTCGTCACCGGCCTCTGGGACAGCTTCGCCGACGACGCTTTCCTCCGTGATGCCGAAAGCGGCATCTTCTTCGACCCGCAAAAGATGCATGTGCTTGCCCACAAGGGCGAGGAGCTGAGCGTCCGCGGGCCGCTCAACATTGCCCGCCCGCCGCAGGGCTGGCCGGTGATCGTCCAGGCCGGACAATCGGATGCCGGCCGCCAGCTTGCCGCCGAAACGGCGGAAGCGGTTTTCGCCGCTCCTCGCAATCTCGCCGACGGCAAGGCGATCTTCGCCGACATCAAGGGCCGGATGCGGCGCATCGGCCGCAACCCGGATCACCTGAAAATCCTTCCTGCCGCCTTCATCGTCGTCGGCGATACCGTCGAGGAGGCGAAGGCCAAGCGTGCCAAGCTCGACAGCCTCGTCCATTACGAAAGCGCCATCGCCTCGCTGTCGATCGCTCTGGGCCACGACGCCTCTGGTTTCGACCCTGACGGCCCGCTGCCAAAAATCTCGGAAACCAATGCCAGCAAGAGTGGCCGCGAGCGCGTCATTGCATTGGCGGAGGAGGAGAAGCTGACCGTGCGCCAGCTTGCCCAGCGCCTTGGCGGCTATGCCGGCCTCGCCTTCATCGGCACGCCGCAGGCGATCGCCGACGAGATGGAACAATGGCTGCACGAGGAAGGCTCCGACGGCTTCAATGTCGTCTTCCCCTTCCTGCCGCAGGGCCTGCAGGACGTAACCACGCGTGTCGTTCCGGAACTGCAGCGCCGCGGTATCTTCCGTCGCGAATACGAGGGCACGACATTGCGTGATCATCTCGGCTTGCCGCGCCCGCAGAACCGGTTCTTCTCCAAAGCGGCGCAGTGA
- a CDS encoding adenylate/guanylate cyclase domain-containing protein, producing MNDKDIGEIASWLMQSGLKGMGEADILAGFCEGCRERGLNVDRAMALMDTLHPVYEGRAFRWDGNQVVEREFEYGPSHQGIAAENWQRSSFYHLLTTGGDEVRRRIGFGDPIDFFGLDTLKTDGHTDYLALVHRFEEGGTIGEMDCFYSHFATTAGVGFPDEDLRVLRKLTPALALAIKCTAMGRIARTIAEVYLGEDAARHVLEGKITRGKAERISAALWFSDLANYTRISDTAEPDEIIPMLNAYADAVISSIHEAGGNVLKLIGDGTLAIFKARDSGDACAAALMAESLLRQRLRDLNAQRQIEGRPVTDVYLGLHIGDVFYGNIGSMDRLDFTVIGPAVNEVSRIASMCRSADRNILMSSNFVEALSSSQSNDLVSVGRYALRGVNRPQELFTLLSSAA from the coding sequence ATGAACGATAAGGACATTGGCGAAATCGCCTCCTGGCTCATGCAGAGCGGCCTTAAGGGCATGGGGGAAGCCGACATCCTGGCAGGTTTCTGCGAGGGATGCCGCGAGCGTGGCCTCAATGTCGACCGAGCCATGGCGCTGATGGATACGCTGCACCCGGTCTATGAAGGCCGCGCCTTCCGCTGGGACGGCAACCAGGTGGTCGAACGCGAGTTCGAATATGGCCCGTCGCATCAGGGGATCGCCGCCGAGAACTGGCAGCGTTCCTCCTTCTATCATTTGCTGACGACAGGCGGGGACGAGGTGCGTCGCCGCATCGGCTTCGGCGACCCGATCGATTTCTTCGGACTCGATACGCTGAAGACCGATGGTCATACCGACTACCTCGCTCTGGTGCACCGGTTCGAGGAAGGGGGCACCATCGGCGAGATGGATTGTTTCTATTCTCATTTCGCCACCACCGCCGGAGTGGGTTTCCCTGACGAGGACCTGCGCGTTCTGCGCAAGCTTACACCCGCGCTGGCCTTGGCGATCAAATGCACCGCCATGGGACGCATTGCCCGCACCATCGCCGAGGTCTATCTGGGCGAAGATGCCGCTCGGCATGTCCTCGAAGGCAAGATCACACGCGGTAAGGCCGAGCGCATCTCGGCGGCGCTATGGTTCTCCGACCTCGCGAACTATACCCGCATTTCGGACACGGCCGAGCCCGACGAAATTATTCCGATGCTGAACGCGTATGCTGACGCCGTGATTTCCTCGATCCACGAAGCGGGCGGCAACGTGCTGAAACTGATCGGCGATGGCACGCTGGCGATCTTCAAGGCGCGCGATTCAGGCGATGCCTGCGCTGCGGCGCTGATGGCGGAATCGCTGCTGCGCCAGCGGCTGCGTGATCTCAATGCCCAGCGGCAGATTGAGGGCAGGCCGGTAACCGACGTCTATCTCGGCCTGCATATCGGCGATGTCTTCTACGGCAATATCGGCAGCATGGACCGGCTGGATTTCACCGTCATCGGCCCCGCCGTCAACGAGGTCAGCCGCATCGCCTCCATGTGCCGTTCGGCCGACCGCAACATCCTGATGTCGTCGAATTTCGTTGAGGCGCTGTCATCCAGCCAGAGCAACGATCTTGTCTCCGTCGGCCGCTATGCGCTACGCGGCGTCAACCGGCCGCAGGAGCTGTTCACGCTGCTCTCATCGGCGGCTTGA
- a CDS encoding RidA family protein — translation MHTILQPEGWAKPIGYANGMAATGRMVFVGGQVGWNAACEFESDDFVEQVRQTLKNVVAILAEGGAKPQHITSMTWYFTDKSEYLANLKGIGQVYREIIGRHFPAMAAVQVVALVEDRAKIEIQATAVIPE, via the coding sequence ATGCACACCATCCTGCAACCTGAAGGCTGGGCCAAGCCGATCGGCTATGCCAATGGCATGGCGGCGACCGGTCGCATGGTGTTCGTCGGCGGACAGGTCGGCTGGAACGCCGCTTGCGAATTCGAGAGCGACGATTTCGTCGAGCAGGTGCGCCAGACGCTGAAGAATGTCGTCGCCATTCTCGCCGAGGGCGGCGCCAAGCCGCAGCACATCACCTCGATGACCTGGTATTTCACGGACAAGAGCGAATATCTCGCCAATCTCAAGGGCATCGGCCAGGTCTATCGCGAGATCATCGGCCGGCATTTTCCGGCCATGGCCGCCGTGCAGGTCGTCGCCCTCGTAGAGGACCGCGCCAAGATCGAGATCCAGGCGACCGCCGTTATTCCGGAATAG
- a CDS encoding OsmC family protein, with product MAELKVKTRQTGATATVGRTGLPHVTTVTGGEIDIVTSPSQPGFNPLDLLYSSLSACLVLSARMAASSLGVLDKLTEVTAVVTGEKATEGLTRVEKFNIAFTIKGDFGDEIRNAIAHAAEDEICTVSNTIRGNPKFETVISG from the coding sequence ATGGCCGAACTGAAGGTGAAGACGAGACAGACCGGCGCGACGGCGACGGTCGGCCGCACCGGCCTTCCGCATGTGACGACGGTGACAGGCGGTGAGATCGATATCGTCACCTCGCCGTCGCAGCCGGGCTTCAATCCGCTCGACCTGCTTTATTCCTCTTTGTCCGCCTGCCTCGTGCTCAGCGCCCGTATGGCTGCGAGCAGCCTCGGCGTGCTCGACAAGCTGACGGAGGTCACCGCCGTCGTGACTGGCGAAAAGGCGACGGAAGGGCTGACGCGCGTCGAAAAATTCAACATCGCCTTCACCATCAAGGGCGATTTCGGCGACGAGATTCGTAACGCCATCGCGCATGCCGCCGAGGACGAGATCTGCACGGTCAGCAATACGATCCGGGGGAATCCCAAGTTCGAGACGGTGATTTCGGGGTGA
- a CDS encoding SDR family oxidoreductase — MSKQVIVITGASSGFGALTARALAKAGHTVYASMRETEGRNSPRVAEVAAFAKENGMDLKAVELDVASDASVEAGIARVIEQEGRIDVIIHNAGHMSFGPAEAFTPEQFAQLYDINVLSTQRVNRAALPHLRKQGKGLVVWVSSSSARGGTPPYLSPYFAAKAAMDSLAVSYASELTRWGIETAIIVPGAFTKGTNHFAHSGAPADKARAAEYDNGPYAGVPDRALRGLASLEPADADAASVATAIVDVVNMPFGTRPFRTHIDPSEDGAEIVNGVADRVRAELFRHIGLEDLLKPHVKD; from the coding sequence ATGAGCAAGCAAGTTATCGTCATCACCGGTGCATCGAGCGGCTTCGGCGCGCTCACTGCCCGTGCCCTCGCCAAGGCTGGCCACACCGTCTATGCCAGTATGCGCGAAACAGAAGGGCGCAATTCGCCGCGAGTGGCCGAGGTCGCCGCCTTCGCCAAGGAGAATGGCATGGACCTCAAGGCGGTCGAACTCGACGTCGCCTCGGATGCCTCCGTCGAAGCTGGTATCGCTAGGGTTATTGAGCAAGAAGGCCGTATCGACGTCATCATTCACAATGCCGGCCATATGTCCTTCGGTCCAGCGGAAGCCTTCACGCCGGAACAGTTCGCCCAGCTCTACGACATCAATGTCCTGAGCACTCAGCGCGTCAATCGTGCGGCACTTCCCCATCTGCGCAAGCAGGGCAAGGGCCTGGTGGTTTGGGTATCATCGTCCAGCGCCCGCGGCGGCACTCCGCCGTATCTTTCGCCCTATTTCGCCGCCAAGGCCGCCATGGATTCGCTTGCCGTCTCCTACGCCTCCGAACTGACCCGCTGGGGCATCGAGACCGCCATCATCGTACCCGGCGCCTTTACCAAGGGCACCAATCACTTTGCCCATTCCGGCGCCCCCGCCGACAAGGCTCGCGCAGCCGAATACGACAATGGTCCCTATGCCGGCGTTCCGGACCGCGCGCTGAGGGGTCTGGCTTCGCTGGAGCCCGCCGATGCGGATGCCGCCTCGGTCGCCACCGCCATCGTCGATGTCGTCAACATGCCCTTCGGGACGCGTCCGTTCCGCACCCATATCGATCCCTCTGAAGACGGCGCGGAAATCGTCAACGGCGTCGCCGACCGCGTCCGCGCCGAACTCTTCCGCCACATCGGATTGGAAGATCTGTTGAAGCCGCATGTGAAAGATTGA
- a CDS encoding thioesterase family protein, whose amino-acid sequence MAFKTTRPLRFGDCDPSGIAYFPSYLNILVGVLEDFFGSLGFPWKALVNDRRIGVPTVRLDLTFVRPGFQGDELDFMVAVRGIGRSSLDLEHQVSANGQVLWTARHRVVSTSLDTHQSLAWPDDIRAALTSHLEMTDAHHPAT is encoded by the coding sequence TTGGCATTCAAAACCACCAGACCCCTGCGCTTCGGAGACTGCGATCCCTCGGGGATCGCCTATTTCCCGTCGTATCTGAACATCCTCGTCGGGGTGCTGGAGGATTTTTTCGGCTCGTTGGGTTTTCCCTGGAAGGCGCTGGTCAACGACCGCCGCATCGGCGTGCCGACCGTACGGCTCGACTTGACCTTCGTGCGCCCTGGCTTTCAGGGCGATGAGCTTGATTTCATGGTGGCGGTGCGCGGCATCGGTCGTTCCTCGCTCGATCTGGAACATCAGGTTTCGGCGAATGGTCAAGTCCTATGGACCGCCCGCCATCGTGTCGTTTCCACCTCCCTCGACACTCATCAATCGCTTGCGTGGCCGGACGATATCCGCGCTGCGCTGACCTCTCATCTGGAGATGACCGATGCACACCATCCTGCAACCTGA
- a CDS encoding SDR family oxidoreductase, with protein sequence MTNNSNKVAIVTGASRGIGAAIAERLAKDGFTVVINYSGSEAAAEELARKIEEKGGKALTVKADVSDAEAVRRMFDAAEAAFGGVDVLVNNAGIMQLAKIADADDGHFDRHIAINLKGTFNTLREAGKRLRDGGRIINLSTSIVGLKLETYGVYAATKAAVETLTGIMSKEMRGRSITVNAVAPGPTATDLFLNGKSDELIDRMAKMNPLERLGTPEDIAAAVSFLAGPDGAWINGQTLRANGGMI encoded by the coding sequence ATGACCAATAATTCCAACAAGGTAGCGATCGTTACCGGCGCGTCACGCGGCATCGGCGCCGCGATTGCGGAACGCCTCGCAAAGGACGGCTTCACCGTCGTCATCAACTACTCCGGCAGCGAAGCCGCCGCCGAGGAGCTGGCCCGCAAAATCGAGGAGAAGGGCGGTAAGGCGCTGACCGTCAAGGCCGATGTTTCCGATGCCGAAGCCGTGCGTCGCATGTTCGATGCCGCCGAAGCCGCTTTTGGTGGTGTCGACGTCCTCGTCAACAACGCCGGCATCATGCAGCTCGCCAAGATCGCCGATGCCGACGATGGCCATTTCGACCGGCATATCGCCATCAATCTGAAGGGCACGTTCAACACGCTGCGGGAAGCCGGCAAGCGTCTGCGCGACGGCGGCCGCATCATCAATCTTTCCACCAGCATCGTCGGGCTCAAGCTTGAGACTTACGGCGTCTACGCCGCCACCAAAGCCGCCGTCGAAACGCTGACCGGCATCATGTCCAAGGAAATGCGCGGCCGCTCGATCACCGTCAACGCCGTCGCCCCTGGCCCGACAGCTACCGACCTCTTCCTCAACGGCAAGAGCGATGAACTGATCGACCGCATGGCCAAGATGAACCCGCTGGAACGGTTGGGCACGCCGGAAGACATCGCCGCTGCCGTCTCCTTCCTCGCCGGTCCCGATGGCGCATGGATCAACGGCCAGACGTTGCGCGCCAACGGCGGCATGATCTGA
- a CDS encoding acyl-CoA dehydrogenase yields MSREIFDWADPFRLTEQLSDDERMVLDTAHSYAQEKLAPRVLEAFRHEKTDPSIFREMGELGLLGPTIAPEHGGAGLGYVAYGLIAREVERVDSGYRSMMSVQSSLVMVPINAFGSEEQKQKYLPKLATGEWIGCFGLTEPNHGSDPGSMVTRAKKVDGGYSLTGAKTWISNAPIADVFVVWAKTEDGVIRGFILEKSWKGLSAPAIHGKVGLRASITGEVVMDNVFVPEENLLPNVSGLKGPFTCLNSARFGIAWGALGAAEDCYAKARQYVLDRKQFGRPLAANQLIQKKLADMVTEITLGLQGCLRLGRLKEDGHPPVELTSILKRNSCGKALEIARAARDMLGGNGISDEFGIARHLVNLEVVNTYEGTHDIHALILGRAITGIAAFSN; encoded by the coding sequence ATGAGCCGCGAGATTTTCGACTGGGCCGACCCGTTCCGGCTGACGGAGCAGTTGAGCGACGATGAACGCATGGTGCTTGATACCGCACATTCCTACGCGCAGGAGAAACTGGCGCCCCGCGTCCTCGAAGCCTTCCGCCATGAGAAGACCGACCCGTCGATCTTCCGTGAAATGGGCGAACTCGGCCTGCTCGGTCCGACGATCGCGCCGGAGCACGGCGGCGCCGGCCTTGGCTATGTCGCCTATGGCCTGATCGCCCGTGAGGTCGAGCGCGTCGACAGCGGCTACCGCTCGATGATGAGCGTGCAATCCTCGCTCGTCATGGTGCCGATCAATGCCTTCGGTTCAGAAGAACAGAAGCAGAAGTATCTGCCGAAGCTCGCCACCGGCGAATGGATCGGCTGCTTCGGCCTCACGGAACCTAACCACGGCTCCGATCCCGGCTCGATGGTGACCCGCGCCAAAAAGGTCGATGGCGGCTATAGCCTGACCGGTGCCAAGACCTGGATTTCTAATGCACCGATCGCCGACGTCTTCGTCGTCTGGGCCAAGACTGAAGACGGCGTTATCAGAGGCTTCATCCTGGAAAAGAGCTGGAAGGGCCTGTCAGCCCCCGCAATCCACGGCAAGGTGGGCCTGCGCGCCTCCATCACCGGCGAAGTCGTCATGGACAACGTCTTCGTGCCGGAAGAAAACCTGCTGCCGAACGTTTCCGGCCTCAAAGGCCCCTTCACCTGCCTGAACTCGGCCCGCTTCGGCATTGCGTGGGGCGCTCTCGGCGCGGCCGAGGATTGCTACGCCAAGGCGCGGCAATATGTGCTCGACCGCAAACAGTTCGGCCGGCCGCTCGCTGCCAACCAGCTCATCCAGAAGAAGCTTGCCGACATGGTGACCGAGATCACCCTCGGCCTGCAGGGTTGCCTGAGGCTCGGCCGCTTGAAGGAAGACGGCCATCCGCCGGTGGAGCTAACCTCGATCCTGAAGCGCAATAGCTGTGGCAAGGCGCTCGAGATCGCCCGCGCCGCCCGCGACATGCTCGGCGGCAACGGCATTTCCGACGAGTTCGGTATCGCCCGCCATCTCGTCAACCTCGAAGTCGTCAACACCTACGAAGGCACGCACGACATCCACGCCCTCATCCTCGGCCGTGCCATCACCGGCATCGCCGCTTTTTCGAACTGA
- a CDS encoding 3-hydroxyacyl-CoA dehydrogenase NAD-binding domain-containing protein, with product MSASRFSDTVSATLTDDVLVVTIDNPPVNALSADVRAGLMAALDHAEKDSAVVAVILTGTGNTFIGGADIKEFGKPPIEPLLPLVIARVEKFAKPVVAAINGAALGGGLEVALACHERIASPSAKIGLPEVKLGIVPGAGGTQRLPRLIGTVAAIELIANGRIVLANEADKLGIIDSLIENSLIDSAIVSARSAADVPLRRTGTLPVPPGSQEAIDKAAAEALRKARGQRAPAEAVRLIRIAATTSLAEGLAEERRTFVTLRDSDEAAALRHVFFAERAAGKVDGLEKVSPRKIKTVGIVGTGLMGSGIAVAALNAGYGVIGIEQTREAADKGRERIAGILDKAVQSGRLDTAGRDDRLSRLTVAADAAELAQADLVIEAVFDDLTVKTELFQRLDGILRTDAILATNTSYLDPDAIATATAHPERVVGLHFFSPANIMRLLEVVNCKRTAPDVLASALAFAKRLGKLPIVCGVTEGFIGNRIFSAYRREAEFMVEDGALPHEIDAALEVYGFPMGLFAVYDMAGLEIAWARRKRQAATRDPAARYVVIADRLCEAGRFGQKVGRGWYSYPDGKRTVDAEVTALIKAARAEKDITPKSFTADEIVTRLLKAMADEGDALLAEGIAARASDIDLVMINGYGFPPHKGGPMFAAGRR from the coding sequence ATGTCGGCATCGCGCTTTTCGGATACTGTTTCGGCGACGCTGACCGATGACGTTCTCGTCGTCACCATCGACAATCCGCCCGTCAACGCGCTCTCGGCCGATGTCCGCGCCGGTTTGATGGCGGCACTCGATCATGCCGAAAAGGATAGTGCAGTCGTTGCCGTCATATTGACGGGGACCGGAAACACCTTCATCGGCGGCGCCGACATCAAGGAGTTCGGCAAGCCGCCGATCGAGCCGCTGCTGCCGCTGGTTATCGCCCGCGTCGAAAAGTTTGCCAAACCCGTTGTCGCCGCCATCAACGGTGCAGCCTTGGGGGGCGGCCTGGAAGTGGCGCTTGCCTGCCATGAGCGTATTGCCAGCCCTTCCGCGAAAATCGGCCTGCCGGAAGTCAAGCTCGGCATCGTTCCCGGTGCCGGCGGTACGCAACGCCTGCCACGCCTGATCGGCACCGTCGCAGCCATCGAACTGATCGCCAACGGCCGCATTGTCTTGGCCAATGAAGCGGACAAGCTCGGTATCATCGATAGCCTGATCGAAAACTCGCTGATCGACTCAGCTATTGTCAGCGCCAGAAGCGCAGCCGATGTCCCTTTGAGACGTACCGGTACATTGCCCGTCCCGCCAGGCTCTCAGGAAGCCATCGACAAAGCGGCCGCGGAAGCGCTTCGCAAGGCGCGTGGTCAGCGAGCGCCCGCCGAAGCCGTCCGTCTTATTCGCATAGCCGCGACGACATCGCTGGCGGAAGGGCTCGCCGAGGAACGCCGCACGTTCGTCACCCTTCGCGATAGCGATGAGGCAGCGGCGCTACGCCACGTCTTCTTTGCGGAACGCGCCGCCGGCAAGGTCGACGGCCTGGAAAAGGTCTCGCCGCGCAAAATCAAAACCGTAGGTATCGTCGGTACCGGCCTGATGGGGTCCGGCATTGCGGTGGCCGCGCTGAACGCCGGCTATGGCGTCATCGGTATCGAGCAAACCCGCGAAGCTGCAGACAAGGGCCGTGAGCGCATAGCCGGCATCCTCGACAAGGCCGTGCAATCAGGCCGCCTCGATACCGCAGGCCGGGACGATCGCCTGAGCCGGCTGACGGTCGCCGCCGATGCGGCAGAACTCGCGCAAGCCGATCTGGTCATCGAGGCCGTCTTCGATGATCTGACCGTCAAGACCGAGCTTTTCCAACGCCTCGACGGTATCCTTCGCACCGACGCCATCCTTGCAACCAACACAAGCTATCTCGACCCTGATGCCATTGCCACCGCAACCGCCCATCCCGAGCGGGTCGTCGGCCTGCACTTCTTCTCGCCCGCCAACATCATGCGGCTGCTGGAGGTCGTGAACTGCAAAAGGACTGCGCCGGATGTGCTCGCCAGCGCGCTGGCCTTCGCCAAGCGGCTTGGCAAACTTCCCATCGTCTGCGGCGTCACCGAAGGCTTCATCGGCAATCGCATTTTTTCCGCCTATCGCCGAGAGGCCGAATTCATGGTCGAAGACGGCGCGCTGCCGCATGAAATCGATGCGGCGCTGGAGGTCTATGGCTTCCCCATGGGCCTCTTTGCCGTCTACGATATGGCCGGCCTCGAAATCGCCTGGGCGCGGCGCAAACGCCAGGCGGCAACGCGCGATCCCGCCGCCCGCTATGTCGTCATCGCCGATCGCCTCTGCGAAGCCGGTCGCTTCGGCCAAAAGGTTGGGCGCGGCTGGTACAGCTATCCGGATGGCAAGCGCACGGTGGACGCCGAAGTCACGGCGCTGATCAAAGCCGCCCGCGCGGAAAAGGACATAACACCAAAGAGCTTTACCGCAGATGAGATCGTCACCCGGCTGTTGAAGGCCATGGCGGATGAAGGCGATGCACTCCTGGCCGAGGGGATCGCCGCCCGCGCCAGCGATATCGATCTGGTGATGATCAACGGCTACGGCTTTCCGCCTCACAAGGGCGGCCCGATGTTCGCGGCTGGGCGTCGCTGA